The genomic region CTGGTAATCCGGCATTCCAAGGACTACCGTTGACGCTCAGCGCTTCACAAAATTATATATAATATTATGCATGTGCAGCACTGAACCACACTAAAAGCTGAGGGAGAGAATTTTATGGAAAACGGAGAACGTAAAGTACTAGGAATCCTGGCAATCGTTTTCGGCGGTGTCGGGCTACTCTTTTCGTGGGTACCAATCATCAACAATTTGTCCTTTATCTTGGGCTTGGTTGGCTTAGTACTTGGTATAATTGCCCTGTTTATTAACAAGCGTAATCGTAAGGTCTTAGCAATTATTGGTACAGTGCTGTCAGCGCTGACAATGGTCATTGTTTTAGCCGTCCAATCATCATATTCAAAGACAATTGAAAATTCCATCGGTACCAATAGCACTAAGAGCTCAGGCAATCAAAAAGCTACATCGATCCTGAACAAGGACATTGATGTGGACAATGGCAATGCCACAATAAAGGTCACGGAATACAAAATTATTCAGCCAGGTCAGCCTGGTAATCAGTACGGTAAAAAGCCAGTTATTGCTTTCTGGTATACGACTACCAACCACACTGATAAAGACCTGACGCCAATGAATGCTTGGATTGTCTCTGCTTCACCAAAGGTAATTCAAGATAACGATAAGAACAAAGAAAACACCCTCAAGATGGGCAGTCTTCCTGACGATAAGTTCTTAGAATCCCAGTCTCAAAACATTAAAAAAGATGGTACTGTTGAAGATGCCATGGCATACGAGTTGACTGACGACCACACCCCGGTTAAAATGATTTTCGAAAAATCAGTAACCGACAAAACTCCAATAGCTGAACAAACGTTTGACGTTAAGTAAAATTAACAAAAGTACATTTACTCCTAGTCGTGAATAAAGCAAAAGAGCACCTACAACTGCAGGTGCTCTTTCATTTTTACAAATAGTCAACTTAGTTTTCGGACTACATCTTAAGATGCCTGTCTTCTAGATGCTAAAACACCCACCTGGTAAAATCGTAGCTCATCAATCACTAACTATTTGGAAAATGGCTTGCTTAGTCGCATCCCACGCCTTGGCATCTTTGTTCGTCAAATCAAAATGACCCGCACCAGGAATCTCAATCAGTTGAACATCCTCACCGCTTTGAAGCGCCTTTTCATAATATGATTTACTCAATTCGACCGGGACCCGGTCGTCGTTATCACCATGAACTAAGTACGTTTTAACCCCCAGTGGTAGCAAGTCAATGGGCGAGGCCAGCAGGTACCGATTAGGCAGCTGTTCAGGTGTGCCGCCCATGAAATTCGATACTGTATCAGCCATATCTGTATTTTGTTGATCCAGCCACATCTCTTGTAAATCAGTGACCCCAGCCATACTAACAACCCCAATAAACTTAATATTAATTGGCTCGCCCAGCTCATCATGCTCATGATGGTAGCGCGATGCTGACCAAAGTGCTAAATGTCCGCCGGCTGAATGCCCGATTACCACCACTTGATTCAAATCAATCGGATACTGCTCCGCAATAGTTGCTAAGTAGTTGATTGCTAGGCTGACATCTTGAAAGGTTTGTGGGTAACCGCCGCCAGATTGACCGACCCGGCGATATTCAATGTTCCAGGTTGCAAATCCGGCTTCAACTAATTGCTCGTCTAGCGGATAGAAATCGGATAAATTAAATTTATCCTTCCAAAAACCACCATGGATGGATACCACCACCGGCACTTTTTCATTATTGCCTTGATCAGGTAAACTCAACTCGCCAAATTGATCTCTTTGTGAACCGTAACTTAGCGTAACCTTTTTCATGTCCATTTCTCCTAAAATCATCATTCAAGACCAATTGTATTACATACCTCAAGCAACTCAACTATAATAATTAAACAAAAACCTGACCCGTCATTTAAGAATTGTAATGCAAGTGTCATCCCTTCAAATAACAAAAACAAAAAACGGTTACAAACGTTAGCTTGTAACCGTTTTTTATCATGCCGACGAAAGGATTCGAACCTTCGACCCCAGGTTTACGATACCCGTGCTCTACCAACTGAGCTACGTCGGCTTGACGTATCTGATCTTGAGCTGTCTCAAGACAACTATTACATTATCCCATCTAGGCCCTACCCTGTCAATGACTTTCCCCCTACCTAAATTAAATATCCACCCGGCACAAACTGTGAAATAATAGTCCTATTGTTGGGAGGTCTACCATGAATAAAAAATCAATCGCCCTCTTTATCCTCTTTGTAGTCGGGCTCAACGTCTTGTCACTAGGTACGGTCGTCTTCACCACCGCCAAATTAGGGGTCAGCTCCCTAGTCTCCCTGCCCCTGGTCCTATCCCACATCTTACCGCTAACCCTGGGCCAGGCCACCAGCCTGATATTCGTTATTTTTGTTTCGCTGGAAATCATCCTACAGAAAAGCTTCCGCTTAAAAACCCTGCTCCAACTCATCCTAGCCTTTGCCTTTGGCTGGCTAGTTGATTTCTATGGCCTAACTGTTGGGCTCGAACGTCTCCACGTCAGCCAGCTGGGTCCTCAAATCATGCTGACCCTGCTAGCCATCCTGCTAACGGCCCTGGGAATCTTCATGATGGTCCAGGCCGACTTTGTCCTAATTCCACCCGATGGCCTGGTCAATGTCCTGAGTCAAAAGACCGGACACTCCTTTGGCCAAACCAAGTTTCTCTTTGACGCCACCATGATTGTGCTGTCTCTGGCACTAGGGCTGACCTTTCTTCATCGACCAGAAGGAATCGGCATTGGTACCCTACTAGCCGTGCTCATGGTTGGCCAACTGATCCGCCTCTTTGATTTCATTCTCTTCAAATTCTTCCTCAAAGAAGAGCACAGCGCGGCATAAATAAAAGCACCTGAATCTTTTCGATTCAGGTGCTTTTTGACTCCGACTGCCGGGCTCGAACCGGCGACAACCTGATTAACAGTCAGGTGCTCTACCAACTGAGCTAAGTCGGAATAGTTCTTTTTGCTTAAGCCACTGGCTTAAGACAACTATTATATTATCCCATCCAGCCCGAGCCCTGTCAATTATTTTCTAACTTTAAAGCTTAATCCGACGCAGTGCTGGTATCAACAACATCACCACCAGAGAAAAGAGGTAAATCGAAGAAAAGAACATCATGACCACGGCCAGAGAAGTCTTGTCCATCATCAGGCCGATAACGGCTGGCAGGAAACCACCCAGCAGCTTGCCAAAGCAGGAAACCACCGCATTAGCCGTAACCCGGATATCAACACCGTACAGGCGGGAAACCACCACGCCATAGCCACCGTACATACCGTTCGAGAAGAAACCGACCATCATCATGATTAGTAGCAGGGACCAGGCATTGTGGGCTAGCAGGAGTAGGTAAACCGAGGCCGCGGCCACCAGCAAAAAGATGCCAAAGGCCCAGCGGGGACCGAAGTGGTCCAGGATGGCCCCAAAAGCGTACATCCCCAACGACATCCCCACGATGGTCGCAATCATCCACAGTGACGAAGATGAAATCGAGAGACCCAGCTGCTTTTGGATAATCTTGGGTAGCCAGTTCATCAGGCCGTAGTAACCACCAGTCTGAACCATCATCATTAGAATCAGTCCCAGGGTTTGCAAGGCCAGGGCTGGCATCTTAAAGACGGCCAGAATTGGTACCTTTTTCGTAACGGTCTTAGGGGCTTGCTGCCGCTGCCTTTTAGCAGTCTCGAATTCTTCGCTATCTTTGAGGTGAATCCGGACCAGGAAGGCAAAGACCACCGGTACCAGGCCGACCAAAAAAAGGGCGTTCCAGCCAAAGCGGGGAATAATCAGGGCGGCCGCAAGCGCGGCTAGGATGGATCCGCCCTGGCCGCCGATTTGAACTAGCGACATCAGGCGGCCAATTTTATGACCAGCAAAGGCCTCAGCCACCATGGTCACGCCGGCGCCGTACTCGGCCCCGGTACCCATGCCGACAATAAAGCGGAGCACATAAATCGTGCCAATGTCGTGGGCAAAGTACATGCCGGCCGTGGCCAGGGCGACAATTACCAGGGTAGCGGTAAAGACCCGGGCCCGTCCCAGGCGGTCAGCCAGCATGCCAAAACTCAGGCCCCCGACCAGGGTTCCCATTGAGAAGACGGTCGCAATCAAGCCCCCAGCAAAGTTAGAAATGTGCAGGGAGGCAATGATTGACGACAGGGCGAAGGAAATGAACATCACGTCCATGTTTTCTAAGCCAAAGCCCGCCGTGGTCGACCACAGGGTCAACTTCTGGTTGCGGGTAACGGGTTTGCGACCCTGGACGGACTTGTCCTGGGCCAAAGAAAGATCTGCCATCTTAAATATTCCTTTCAAAATGAACGCTCACAGACGTTCTTTATTTCTCCAGTGCTGCATTTACGGCAAAACACCATTAATTATCATACGGCAATTAGCCACCTGACACAAGAATCCTTTTTCACACAAAAAAGCCCGCGGATAATCCGCGGGCTTGATGAACTCCGACTGCCGGGCTCGAACCGGCGACAACCTGATTAACAGTCAGGTGCTCTACCAACTGAGCTAAGTCGGAATAATGTTGCTTAACCAACTTCAATAGTATAGAAAAAGTTAAGCAATCTGTCAATTTATCGATTTATTCAGGGCGCATGGTTGGGAATAAGACCACGTCCCGGATAGTATCGGAATCGGTTAGCAGCATAACTAGGCGGTCAATCCCGATGCCCAATCCACCAGTAGGTGGCATACCGTATTCCAAGGCCTCCAAAAAGTCTTCATCGATGTTTTCAGCTTCGTCGTTTCCGTTGTCTCGTTCAGCGGCCTGGGCTTCAAAACGGGCCCGCTGATCGATTGGATCGTTTAGCTCAGTAAAGGCGTTGGCATATTCAGCCCCTTTAATAAAGAGCTCAAAGCGGTCAGTAAAGCGGGGATCATCGGCATTCTTCTTGGCCAGTGGTGAAACCTCAACCGGGTGGCCGTAAACGAAGGTTGGCTGAATCAGGGTGTCTTCGACGTACTTGTCGTAGAAGGCGTTAATAATGTGGCCAACCTTCCAGTACTTCTCATAAGGTACCTGGTGTTCGTCCGCCAGCTGCTGGGCCTCTTCTACCGTCATTTCCGGCCAGAAATCAACCCCAGTTCGGTCCTTAATCAAATCAACCATGTGGGCCCGGGCAAATGGCTTGCTCAGGTCAATTTCAGTGCCCTGGTAGGTAATCTTCAAATCAGGTGCAACCACCTTAGCGGCTGCCCGGAAAATCCCCTCGGTCTCGTCCATGACATCGGTGAAGTCCCAGTAAGCGGCGTATGATTCCAGTGAAGTAAACTCCGGATTGTGCTTGGGATCCATTCCCTCGTTTCGGAAAATCCGACCAATTTCATAGACCCGTTCCATGCCACCCACGACCAGGCGCTTGAGGTAGAGCTCGGTCGCAATCCGCATGTACATATCAATGTCTAGGGCGTTGTGGTGGGTCACAAAGGGCCGCGCCGCTGCCCCACCGGCCTGGGTCTGTAAGATGGGCGTCTCAACTTCTAAGAAGTGGTGGGCATCCATGTACTGACGAATAGCCGCGATAATGTGGGAGCGTTCCTGGAACTTGTGGAAGGAATCTTCGTTGGCAATCAGGTCCAGGTAACGCTTGCGGTAACGAGTTTCCACATCGGAAATGCCGTGAAACTTGTCTGGCATTGGCCGCAGGGCCTTGGTCAGATGGGTCAGGTGGGTAACCAAGATGGTCAACTCGCCAGCATCGGTCTTCATCATGACCCCCTTGATACCCAGGAAGTCACCTAAATCCGCACGCTTAATGATGGGATAGTTGTCCCCCAGGTCATCACGGCGGGCATAAATTTGAATCTTACCGGAGACATCGCGGATATCGGCGAAAATCACCTTACCGGCACCACGCTTAGCCACCATCCGACCGGCAATCACGACTTCCTTAGGATCTTTTTGGAGGTCGTCGTTGCTAACGCCGTCATATTCCTTGTGCAGGTCACCGGCCATTGCCGTGCGTTCAAAGCGCTTTCCAAAGGGATCCAAGTGGAGGTCGTCTTTTAAGGCCTTTAACTTCTGGCGGCGGGCCACCATTTGGTCATTAAGGGCTTTCTCTTCAGCCATAAATAATAAATCCTTTCCAATCTGCCTGGGACAGGCATTTCAACGCTACTATCATACCAAATCCCCGGCAGGGCAGCAATTGCCTTAGTCCTGCTTGGGTTGGTCCTGATCTGGACCGTCTTTTTGGTCTTGGTCCTTGGCCTGCTTAGCTTCTTTAGCTTCGATCTGTTTGATAATGTCGTTTAGTTCGGCCTCATCGAAGTAGTAGCGCTTACCAGAAAACTTACCCACAATTTCAGCCCCTTGATCTTCATCAATCATGGTCTGAATTTCCTTGGCAGGCAGGGTGGCCAGCATTTCAGCATAGGCCTCCTTGGATGGTTCGGCCGCTAGTCCGACTGGCATGACCTCCAGAGTCTCCACTTGGCCAGCCCCAAAAATATTTTCCAAAATCTCTAAGGGCGTGGCGCCATCCTTAACCATTTCACTCAGGGGCTTCATCTGCTTCAAGTCATCTTCTAACTTCGTTAACTGCGCATCAGTCACCCCTGGCAGGGCCTGAATTAGAAAGCCAACCGCCCCTTGGACCTGGTCGTCATCATCCATCCGAACGGTTACCCCAATCACGGAAGGAATCTGTTCGGACTGAGCCAGGTAATAAGTAAAGTCATCACCGATTTCACCTGAAACTAGCTGGCTCTGGCCCAGGTAAGGTTCCGAATAAGGTGCCAACTTGGTGATTTGGAGGGCCCCGTTATTGCCAACGGCCTGACCAACATCCAACTGGCCCTTGTCATCAAAGACATTTTCCAGTTGGGGGTTGGTCACATAACCACGGACACTGCCCTTGGCATCGGCCTCAGTGACCACGTTTCCGGCTGGTCCCCGGCCGGCAATCTTGGCCGCCATCCGTTCGTCACCTTTGATAGTGGCCTGGGCAGTCAGCGTCGTCGCCAGCAGCGCCCGTCCCAGAATAACCGAGGCAATGCGGGATGTGTGATGGGCAGCAGCCGCGTCGCGAACCAGGTCGGTCCCATCCAGGGCAAAGGCCCGAAAGGCCCGGTCCTTGGTCACGGTTTTAATCAATTGGTTGCTCATTACGTTGACCTCCTCACTGGTCGATTTCAAGTAAAAAAGCCGGCACAAGGCCAACTTTCTTACTTATCTTCGTCATCATTTTCTTCGTCGTCTGGCGCATCATCAGGTTTCTCTGGTTGATCTGGGTCTTCCAGGGATTGATCCGCCTTAGGATCATGATGGTCGTAGCGCTTGTCGAATTCAGATTCCTTGGCATCTAAGTCAGCCTTGGTTTCTTCGAAGGACTTAGCGCCTTCATCGTTGTTGTTCGTTTCCTTAGGCGTAAAGGTGCCAGTTTCGTAGATATCCTTAATCTGCTTTTCATCCAAGGTCTCAACCTTAAGCAGGGCCTTGGCGATGGCTTCCAGCTTATCGCGGTGCTCTTCGATGATTGCCGTGGCATCTTCAAAGGCTTCCTTGGTAAAGCGACGAACTTCCTCATCAATTAAGTGGGCCGTTTCATCAGAGTAAGCCCGGTCACCAGCCTGTTCGCTGTAGCCAACACTGGCATTACCCTCTAATTGGACCATGCCCAACTTAGGGGACATACCATAGGCCGTCACCATTTGACGGGCCAAGCCAGTAGCCTGCTGGAAATCGTTGGCAGCGCCGGAACTGGCTTCGTGGAAGATGGCCATTTCAGCGGCGCGTCCACCCATCAAACCAGCCAACTGCTCCTTGGCTTCCGAATAACGGACGTTGTAACGATCAGTCTTAGGCGTCATCAGGGCGTAACCACCAATGCGGCCACGAGGAACGATGGTAACCTTACGGACGACCGAAGCATCGGAACGAACCAAACCAACCAAGGCGTGGCCGGCTTCGTGGTAAGCCGTCGTTTCACGTTCCGTATCCGACATGCTGCGGTTGGTCTTAGCTGGGCCTTGGAAAATCCGGTCCTCGGCCTCATCCAAATCAGCAGCATCAACCTGCTTCTTGTTACGACGGGCAGCCAGCAAGGCCGCTTCGTTCAACAGGTTTTCCAGGTCGGCACCAACATAACCAGGGGTTTGCTGGGCAATCGCCTTCAAATCCACGTCTGGTGCCAAAGGCTTGTTCTTAGCGTGGACCTTCAAGATAGCCTCACGACCATTAACGTCGGGCGCACCAACCATGATCTTACGGTCAAAACGGCCAGAACGGAGCAAGGCGGGATCCAAGACATCAGAACGGTTGGTAGAAGCCAGGATGATAACACCTTCAGAGCCTTCGAACCCATCCATCTCAATCAGGATTTGGTTCAAAGTCTGTTCACGCTCATCGTTTCCACCACCGATACCAGAACCACGACGGCGACCAACGGCATCAATTTCATCAATGAAGATGATGGCTGGCGCAGTCTTCTTAGCCTGTTCAAAGAGGTCACGGACACGGGAAGCACCGACACCTACAAACATCTCGACGAAATCAGAACCTGAAATCGAGAAGAACGGCACACTGGCTTCACCGGCAACCGCCTTGGCGAGCAAAGTTTTACCAGTTCCGGGAGGTCCCTCAAGCAAAACACCCTTTGGGATGCGGGCCCCTAAGTTCACAAACTTCTTAGGTGACTTCAGGAACTCAACAACTTCAACCAGTTCTTCCTTCTCTTCGTCAGCACCGGCCACGTTATCAAAGCGGACCTTGTTGTCCTTCGGGTCAGATGGCTTAGCCTTGGACTTACCAAAGGCGCCCATCATACCACCCTGGCCGCCCTTACCAGATGATTGACTCATCATGATATAGAAGAAGGCAAAGAGCAGGATGATTGGCACAATCAGGGAAAGGATGTTAATCCAGAAACCAGATGAAGGTGCTGCTTTGGTAACCATGTCCGTGTCAGTACTCTTGGCCAAAGAACTAATGTCCTTCAGGGAAGAATCGTTAGGCAAGACATTAGTCGTAAACTTAGTGGCCTTGGACTGGCTCTGCAATAAGGACTGCAGGTTAGAACTGCTACTTGAAGAACTAGAACTTGAACCAGACTGGCGGTAAGTTCCGGTAACCGTATAAACGTCGTTACCTGGCTGGACACTAAAGGACTTAACGTCCTTATCACTCAAGGCCTTGACGAACTCACTAGAGCTAATGGTCTTGGTCGTGCCGCGGTCCCCACCCAGCAAGGAATAAATTCCAACAATAATTGCTAGGAAGATAAGGACATAGAAAATGCTGCTTCGGAAAAAGCCGCCATTATTGTTTCTCATTAGTTATCCTCAATTCTTAACTGTTTAGTAAACATGTAAATGATAATCATTATTTAGCATAGACGCTAGGCTTTAAGACGCCTACGTAAGGCAGGTTACGATAGCTCTCAGCATAGTCGAGACCATAGCCAACTACGAACTCATTGCGGACATCAAAGCCCACGTAGTCGGCGGTTACATCAACCTTACGACCACCCTTTTTGTCGAGGAGGCAGGCCACTTGAATCGACCGCGCTCCCCGCTGTGCTAGCAAGTCCTTTAGGAACAAAAGAGACTGGCCGGTATCCACGATGTCCTCTAGGATAATCACGTCCCGGTCGGCCACTTCCCGGCGAATGTCAGTAACTAACTCAATCTCGTCAGAACTTTCCACGCCGCCGTGGTAACTAGAAATCTTAATGAATTCCAGGTCGGCGTACAAGTCAACCTGGCGTAAGACATCAGCAGTCCAGAGGTAAGCCCCCTTTAAAACTGATAAAAACAGGGGTCGTTGACCATCAAAATCCCGGGTTATCTGCTGGCCGATGCGGGCCGCCGCCTGACGGATTTGATCCTGATCAAACAATACTTCTTCAATGTCGTTATTCACCGATTGCTCCTTGGGTTACCATACTAGCCATTGCTGTTCTGGGTCGACTTGGTCGGCTAATTCACTACTAAAACGCCACTTGCCACTAGGCAAACCCAGGGCAATCAATTGGTCTTGGTCCTCTTGGGTCAAAACCCATACCTGGTTTCTAAGTTGAGCAGGTACCTTCTCGTTAATAAGTAAGCGTCTTAGCGACTGGTGCCCACCGGCAAAAGGCAGGTAGTCATCGGGTCGGCCGTAGCGCAATGTTAAAGATTTTTCGGGTGAGAGACCCTTAATTGCAATAGCTTTTTTGCCGGTCTGAGGCCGCTGGTCCGTCCAAATAATTGGGTGGCCCGCAAAAACTTCTTGCTCGTTCAATTTTAACATAACTGCCTGGCTATCTTGGCTTTTCTTTGTAAAGTTTTTACCACGATTTAGGGTGATTTTTTGATAGCTTTTAACCAACTGGTAACCCCGGCCCAAATCGTAGTAGCCATTGGGTCGCTCCGAGTTATCTAAGAAATTTAGCAGGGCTTTTAATTGGGTTTCTTTGAGCTGGTAAAAACCGGCCTGGTTAAGCCAGGCTTTTAAGGTGGCTGGCCGCCAAATCACTGGGATTTGGTCCCAGTGATTGGCTACCAAGGGTAGGTAAGGTTTGACCGCTGCGTCAATCACGGCCTGTTGGTCGGCAACCTGCCGGGCAAAGTCGTTGATATGGTCAACTGCCCCGGCGTTTAATTCTGCCAGGACTGGCAGAATGGACAGGCGCAGCCGGTTTCTAGCCGTATAATCGGGGTCCTGGTTGGTCACATCCTCCCGCCAACTCAGTTGGTGTTCTCGGGCAAAGGCCAAAATTTCAGCCCGCGAAAAATTCAGCAGCGGCCGGCGGATTAAGGGTCGGGGACGAATCATCCCCGCCAGCTGATCCAACTGCCCGCCGCGGATTAGGTTCAACAAGACCGTTTCAGCCTGGTCATCGGCCTGGTGGGCAACCAAAATCGCCCCGGCTCCTTGCGCTTGAGCCAAATCGGAAAAGAACTGGTAGCGAAAATCACGGGCCCGCCCTTCTAAGCCGGCCGCACCATCCTCTGTTTTAGGGTCATAGTCAATTTGCTGGAAGTTCACGCCTAGCTGCCGGGCTAAATCGGCCACAAAGGCGGCATCCTGGTCACTTTCCGGCCGAAAATGATAATTCACATGGGCCACGGTGACTTGGACGCCCGGTTGAGCCATGCAAAAGGCCGTCAAGAGCACCACCGAATCAACCCCGCCGGAGACACCGATAATCACCCGCTCAGGCCAGTTGTCTTGCTTAATTGTCCTTAAAATATCTGTCATCTAATTGGATAAAAAAGCACCCGAACCGGGTGCTTTTAATATTACGAAAATAATCACTTTAATTGCGGGTATTTTCAGGGAGATTGTAAATCAACTCCCCCTCCTTGGTGTAACCGTACTTTTCCCGCAAAATTTGTTGCAGGTAGGCCGGGTCCTTGGTCCGCTTCAAGTCGGCCTGTAGACCCGAACGGGTCTTTTGGGCCGTGGCCAACTTCTGCTGGGAAGCAGTCAGCGTCTTGCTGGCCGCATGCAAACGCACCTGAGCCATCAATAGCTGCACCAGGAATAGCAAAATCAGGGCAAAGCCGACAACTTTAATCCGCTTAACCCGCCGGGCATGGGCCTTTTGGTAGTGGCGCTGGGCCGCTGACCGCCGGTCCTCAGTCCGAGCAATTTGCTGGGCAATGTTGGCATTTAGCGGGGTAATATTCGGTTGTATGCTGTTGTAACTAGGCATAGCAACTCCTATCAATCTGTAACCATTCTGTCACATTCTTTAACCCCGTGCAATAAAGTTTATATTTTCTTATACAATTTAGTCATTTTCATGCCGAAAATCACGTTCATATTCCTCGGAAACGACCTCATACAGGTCATTAGCCTCATCCTTTTTCACGATTTCAGCTAACTTCAAGACCTTCACGGTCAGGGTCTTGTTCCCAAAATGAATGGTAATGGTGTCACCGGTGCCAACGTTGGCCGATGACTTGGCTACCTTGCCATTAATTTCGATGCGACCCTGGTCGGCGATTTCCTTGGCAATTGTCCGCCGCTTGACTAGGCGGGATAACTTCAAATACTTATCTAGGCGCATAGGGCCTCCTATTTTTCTTCTAATTGGGCAATAACGGCTAGAAGGAAGTTTCTGAGCAGGTTGAGCCAGATACTACTTTCCCCAACCTCGTCAACGGTTAATACCACTTGTAACTGGTCCCCATCAGCCTTAACAGAGGCCTTAAGCGGGATATCTTTGAGGGCTGCGAGGACCTTTTCACCCGGTACTGACTGGGTAAATTCGGGACTAAAGCTAATCGTCACCTGGTTCTTTTGGCGGCGAATCTGGCTAACCTGGGCCTGGTCGGCCAGGCTCTTAATCCGACCAACCAGGAGCAGGCGGGCAACCGCATCCGGCATTTCACCATAGCGGTCCAGCAAGTCTTCCTCTACCTGCTCGAAATCTTCATCGGTCTGCGCCGCCCGAATTTGGGCATAGAGATCAACCTTTTGACTGCTGTCAGCGACATAGTCATCTGGCAGATAAGC from Leuconostocaceae bacterium ESL0723 harbors:
- the tilS gene encoding tRNA lysidine(34) synthetase TilS → MTDILRTIKQDNWPERVIIGVSGGVDSVVLLTAFCMAQPGVQVTVAHVNYHFRPESDQDAAFVADLARQLGVNFQQIDYDPKTEDGAAGLEGRARDFRYQFFSDLAQAQGAGAILVAHQADDQAETVLLNLIRGGQLDQLAGMIRPRPLIRRPLLNFSRAEILAFAREHQLSWREDVTNQDPDYTARNRLRLSILPVLAELNAGAVDHINDFARQVADQQAVIDAAVKPYLPLVANHWDQIPVIWRPATLKAWLNQAGFYQLKETQLKALLNFLDNSERPNGYYDLGRGYQLVKSYQKITLNRGKNFTKKSQDSQAVMLKLNEQEVFAGHPIIWTDQRPQTGKKAIAIKGLSPEKSLTLRYGRPDDYLPFAGGHQSLRRLLINEKVPAQLRNQVWVLTQEDQDQLIALGLPSGKWRFSSELADQVDPEQQWLVW
- a CDS encoding septum formation initiator family protein, with amino-acid sequence MPSYNSIQPNITPLNANIAQQIARTEDRRSAAQRHYQKAHARRVKRIKVVGFALILLFLVQLLMAQVRLHAASKTLTASQQKLATAQKTRSGLQADLKRTKDPAYLQQILREKYGYTKEGELIYNLPENTRN
- a CDS encoding RNA-binding S4 domain-containing protein, which encodes MRLDKYLKLSRLVKRRTIAKEIADQGRIEINGKVAKSSANVGTGDTITIHFGNKTLTVKVLKLAEIVKKDEANDLYEVVSEEYERDFRHEND